The Centroberyx gerrardi isolate f3 chromosome 13, fCenGer3.hap1.cur.20231027, whole genome shotgun sequence genome contains the following window.
AATGGCTGGTTAATGGTAAATTTAGAATAAACATTGATAGAATCAAACCTGTTTAACCGAAGGTTTGTTATGATGTACTGCACATGCTGTACCAAAAGAACAAACAGTAATCACAAAATAGTTTAAAACAGAACTACTGCAATCCTTTGGATCTTTGAACTTTGattcaaacacaacacacagaagaCTTGTTTGATTTGGCTCAAATTGTTTATTCTCATTACTGTAAATGACCAAACATTTGACCATGAATATgtcaatgaaaaaatataatttcaagaATTTAAAACCTCATTTAAATTGAAAAGATTATTTCACAGACTCACTGTTATGGGGGTTGttttcttggacccaaatgcagacacggataAATAGgtaggagaaaaaggaaaaaggtttattggaggttggaattggGTGTAGTGGAATGAAGGCAGCCGGTCGGAGTTGAGGAGATGATCCGGACTGGGCTGGCTGACGAGCAGACGAGCTGGCGGGTTAGCAGGCGAGCGAACAGGCTAGCTGGAGCTCGAGTTGATGTGTGGCGAgcaggcggacaggcaggaaagctgagagactggcaggtgtggcgtgggcaggtggagagactcatagggaaatcctggacacaggagagaTACGATCAACACGTACAGAACTAGGTACACAAGAATAGTCCAGACATGAAAAtgcagagcgaccgagagtgtgtctaccacggagctggtggaacaatctggcgaagaATGGAAGGTACgccggggtagatatactggaggtgatgagtgatgaggttcaggtgtggcAAGAGCCGTGACACTCACAGGTAACACCAGCAATGGGCCATCAAGGTAAGGCCACAGCCAGATAAGCACTATGTAGCAGTCTGCTGCATAGACATGTATGTCCTGGAATAACAATGCAAGTCACTTACAGAAACATTTTACAAAAAGTGAACAAAATGGAAGTTAAGAAATGTGCATAGCACCTGCTCTCCACTCATCATTACTTGTACAGCTGTAAAAGTAATTTTCTGACTTTAAGAAGTCAGTTGCCCCTCCATGCAGAGTGGGCAGCAGGTTGGATATTGGATATTTCTGGGAGAAGTGAGGTGACATGGCCATTTATTATTCTGGTTTTCAAGACCTGTACCATGTGCATTGTAACAGCGTATTATTATACTTTGTATGCACTGTTTCCGGTGCTGTTCTGGAAAACATGCCaagatgctttaaaaaaaaatttaggAGGTGCAGGGGCATAATTGACTGCACTGAGATTTTTATAGAAAGACCAAGTAATCTGAATGCAAGAGCACAAACGTGGTCCATTTACAAACACAACAATACTGTAAAATACTTAGTGGGCATAACACCTGCAGGAGCAATATCATTCTTGTCCCCTGGCTGGGGTGGGCGAGTATCAGATAAGTAAATAACTGTAGAATCAGGGTTTTTGCAACTATTGGAGACAAATGATCAAGTGTTAGCTGATAGGGGTTTTTTGATCAAAGATGAACTTGCTGCATATGGTGCAAGCTTGTGTATTCCATATTTTACTAAAGGAAAGAGCCAGCTGCCTGCTCAGGAGGTAGATGTGTCAAGACAACTGTCTCATGTGAGAATCCATGTAGAGAGAGTTATTAGCAGATGGAAGAACTTTTTTTAGATTTTGCAGTCCACTATCCCACTTACCCAAGTTGACCTTTTAGACAACATGGTAATTGTGTGTGGTGCTCTGACTAATCTATGTAAATCTGTTGTCCcctagaaaagagagaaagcattGTCATAAGTGAAATGTGTGGTCAAAGGAAATAACCTCTCACTCATGGTTATAAGACATGGACTACTGTATGATATATACCTAATACTCATTCTTTTATTATACACTTGAATAAGCAAAAGCTTTACAATGTtctgaaatgcaaaacacaatGTAAGACATGGACTACTGTATGATATATGCACATAACACTCGTTCTTTTATGATACACTTTACAGTGGTATGAAATGCAGAACACaatgtgcatcattttatttcttcaaactaaaatgtgtaaataattTTGCTGCTGTATGGCGTTAATAAACAACTTAATAGTATATACTGAGTTTATAATATCATTTCTTTAGCAACAGCAAATGACAAATAACAGTGAGTGTCCAATACAGCATGTGTATTTGTTCCTATAGTTCTATATTTTGTCTTCTTTGCCCTGGTTTGTGACTGTCTACTGCTGTAGATTCTTTGTACAGACACAGCGGGAGAATGAGGTCAAGTAGACTCAGGTAGTCATACACTGATGACAGTGCCATTTCTGTGGCCTCCTCCTGATTTGTGCACAGCTGTAATGAAAGCGGTTCTTACATTTCACGCAGTCAATTATTTTTCTGAATTCCGGCTTTTTGCAAGTGCTGCACACCATCAGAGTTTTAAGGGTAGGGTCATTGCTACGTGTGAGCAGTTCATGCAACAcatcagagagaaaacactgctTAGCTTTTGGTAAAACCTCCTTCAGTAGTCTTTCATCTATTGGGACATGAGATACGACCatctcttgttttgtccacagcacaaaatcacaatatttcacatcacatacatacatgtggaGTTGTACCTGCGAGTAATACTGATGTGCATGCTTGAGTTGTAAGGACTTATCAAGGCAAAAATTCTTATCGTCACTGAATCCCTGAAGGCCCTCTCGATATTTGTATGggcactttatttcaattacCCCTTTTCCACAGCAAGTACATGTAATCATTCCATTATCATCAGGACACACCACAAGACCACATGTGCTAACCATGACATATTGATGGGTCTTGGCCATTAGATTGGTGTAGCACTGTCTGGCAATGTCTTCGTTCTCTTTACCCCAAAGTACTGCTGGAACCTGTAAGTCTCTGTCCCCGTATTGCATTATTTTCATCAAGCTTGTCATGTTCAGATTGTCTTTGGTGGTGCGTACACTGTGGAATGTAGTACTGGTTATCCTACCAGCCCTGTGTGAGTGCCAGTCCTGAGACTTAGATTGCTGTCTAGTGGTGGATTCAAGTCTGTCACACTGATCTATGATAAGTTTGCTTGCATTTTTCTTGAATTTCTTCTGGGGATGCATGTTTGAGGGTGGGATCATAAAATGATGTCAGCGGCTCCAGCAAGGCCAACGGTTCCTCAGAGTCAGAGCCAGAGgatgctgtgtctgtgtctttctggCCTTTGGAAACTGATTTCATTCAGTTTTGCAGGCTTTGCCTCCGTCCTCGACTGTTTCCAAATACATTCTCCTGATGTGTAAGCCTCTCAGTTCTCCCCATCCTGACATACAGCTCTACCAACAGGTTGTTTGTGAGCATATTGCttgacagatatttatttatgcgCAGTGAAGTAATTCAGTAGCAGCACCGCTGCTGAAAATAcgctagattttttttaatcaaatgtattCCTGCCGAGACGCACCAAAGCTTTATGGTTGAAGTGACAATTAGCAATGTGTGGTCGTGGAAAAAGCGTCAATCCCCCGCACTGTAAGAAAAAATTACAGGGGCAACACTGGAGCTAACGTTTTGTATGTAGCTTGtgtggctaacattagctacatCATAGATTGCTTAAATGTAAGGCCAAGTCCGCATCACTCTTGAAGTTTTTCAGTCCACTACCTCCACCTTTGAAATGATGCAGCAATTCACTCAGGTTTTGGAGTGGCCGTTATGTGGCGTGGTCTGCTTTTTCAGCTTGTTGCAGATCATTATTCCATGGTTgcacaaatgaaactgaaagaagttACGAACACAAGGGTGGGTGTGGATCATTTCCACCAAAACAGTGAGTACAGACCAGACTCGTTAAGAAAgcttgaaatctcagcaccCATTGAGGTACAAATCTCTCCAATGGTTTAGCAGTCCTGTCTACTAACTCTGTATTACAGTTTAATTTATCCATATCTGTTATATGGCAAAATTGTATGGGCCGCTACATACTCAACCTCTCTTTacagaattttaattttacagAAAAAATGTGTTGGATTAATTAATCACTCTAACCGCCATGAGCCTTCAGCCCCACTTTAAATTGAACATACTGTCCGTTTTTAATATCAACATCAATCTGACccaatcaacatcaacatcaatatATGTAATTTGTTCTTTCTACAAATATCACCCTGAACTCCTTCCTAAACCTTCCAATCTATTCAGATCTATTCCACCTTAATTCCcaagtacacacatacagcactaGACACGCCAATAATAttcatctccctttcttttgtTCGTCCCATTGCCAGTTTTCAATTCGGTACAGAGGAGCACAGCTTTGGAGTAAGTACACATCCAATTTAAAATCAGCAACATCTCTCCAAAACTTCAAATATAAGCTAAGGTCCACTCTAATCACATTAATGCAGATacactctcattcacacacacacacacacacacacacacacacacacacacacactcatcacactTAATACTGATAAGACACTTCTAAAATCTCTAGTTTGCtttgtttaatttgtattttcactTATACgatttgtatttgatttgtaTTATCTtctattatctttttttctctattatgttctattatctttttttctctctattatCTTCTATTTTTATCAAGATTTATTTTATAACTTCCTTGTTTTGTTACTAATGTTGTACTGTTTATTTAGGTGGGATACACCATAAGCCCCTTGGGgttttttaatctcacctgcacaattgGCTCTGATTTGCTGTTGTTGTCTTCTTCTGTTTCAGtgtgcaaacaaataaaataaaaataaaataaatacagtgaAGTGACTGATGttgatcaacaacacttgcCAACCTCcgctgatatattatggttattttgtgcaacGAGCCAGTCAAATATTATACTGACTATTGCgaaaatgataaagaaaatatttaagaCATCTGGGAACCATATTTCGGACTTTTTAATGGCATTTAAGGCCTTAATTTTTTCAAAATTGACCCACGGATACCCTGAACGAAACACAGTCAGTTTCTTAAGGTGAGGGGCAAGAGAGGTTGGAACAAAAATGCCAATAAGGTTCCTCCCAGACCAGGGCAGTTcaatttcaaaaatgtaatttgcatATTCCTTAAGCAGCTCAGTATAGAATTATGAATGTCAAACAAGAGAACCTATACTTTATATTTGTATAGGTCATGACAGTCATTTTCTGGGAAATGTATTATGTCCTGTTTCTAAACCATTGTCACTTCTGGTAAATCTCGTGGCTGAAGTAATATTCTCTGAGTCATCAAACTGCTGACTGCTGCTGACCAGGTCTCATAAGCTCCTCTATGTTTGTTGGGTGGCAGAAACAATTTCTCCTCAATTAAACAGGTATATACTGTtcaaaaaagataaagaaagaaaagaaaaaacatgtgattgtgtgtgtgtgtgtgtgtgtgtgtgtgtgtgtgtgtgtgtgtgtgtgtgtgtgtgtatccatgtgtgcttgtgtgcttgtatgagtTTATTTGTGCCCATGTTTGTGCTTAGGATGTGTTTAGGATTGTTTTTCAGTCAGAGTGAATATTATACATTTGTAATATCGCTGTTGGATGAGAACCttgtatctctaaaatgtcagCTTTACAGGAATGAAAAAGCTGACATTTAAATTgacatttaaattaaaatgcatttttgattttatccaatggggttttgaaagggttttcataagcccaagttttgaagaattttctcaacccctATACTACTTAATTAACTGTTGTGTTTGGTTGCAGAATAagttttcaagtttcaagtttatttccatttacaTAAATATGCATTGGAATTCTTGATGTGAATGTGACAAAGAGCATGACCACAGTGGATGTATCtctatgtgtaatttctctACAAAGAGTCAAACAATAGcatccatttttttctttttaatggatCACAagaaaaaatgataaaatcatCATGTTATGGAGTTTCATGtgcccacagacacacacaaccacctcCCCCCAAGACTCCCAAGACATTATGTCAAACATATTAATTCAAATATATAatttgtagggatgggacgatatattgaaattcaatatatatcgcaatacaaaaatagaaaaattgaTATAGTTTACTAttagttacattttattctgctgtagtaatcacaaatgagatggcttgaccatcacaatttcacaagctctcaactgaaattatattatttggacTTTGTAATGACGCTTTTAACACTCTAGTGTTACACTCTAGTAAGCCCATGGCATTGCTAGAAATATTTCTGGCtcacaaataaacataattctgcacaacaaagcatattgtcccatccctaattaatTTGCCTCTGTATCACATTATATTAGCTGCTTATATAACCTTAGGAATCATATGCAAACATAAGAATAGAAAAAAGAACATCAGGATACAAAAGCGTCTAAAAAATACAATGTTTACCTCTTCCAGACCACTCCCATAAACATTATTTCAAACATAGTATTTCAAATAATTTGCCTCAGTATCATATTTCATTTCAGGATACAATAGCATAAAAAATAGCGTCTAAAACTTACACTGGTTACCCCTTCCAGAGATTAATACAATTCCAAACTTCTTACTAAGCAGCATaacattaatatttatttatttgtcctTCCCATGGCATTGTATATTTCATTATAATGAAAGAGCAATAGGCCTACTTCTATggaattatatatattttagcaATAACCAtttgtattgatttttaaagctgcaatgtactgtcaaacaaaatgaacatgAGATAATGTTTATTAACATTCATGTGAAAACACAAATGATTCTTAACTGTGCAATCTCATGTTTTCAACATAAAGATAACTGTCAAGAGAAAAGTTACTGAGACAATCAACCTCAGATAATTGATATTTTATCAGAAAAACAGCATCCACTCTGTGGTGGTCGATTCAAAATCTGAGTCTGTATCTAAACTCAATGTCTCTGGTGGGCTGCATAGATCCAAAGCCCCATCGTTTGATGTCAATATCAGGTATCTTCTCATCAGGATTCTTCAGCTCAAAGTCAAAGTAGATTAACATGAGGAAAACAAACTGCTTCAGCTCATTGGTGGCAAAGAAGCGCCCAGGGCACATGGAGACCCCAGCACCCCAGGGCATGTTGAAATACCTCAGCTTCTTCCCTGCTTTGTAAAAATCAGTTTTCTTGGTCCCATCTGGATTAAGAAAGCGGTCATATTTGAATGAAAGTGGGTCAGGGTGGACTTCCGGGTCAATGTGAACGGCAGTGTAAGGAAAGAGTGACATTCTGTCGCCCTCGCGAATACAATACTCACGGCCATCAGCCATCTTGAAGGTCATATCCTGAAGTACGGCCCTGGTGAGGACAGGTGCAGTAGTCAGCCGGAGGGTCTCTTCTACAGTGCTGTCCAAGATTGGTGTTTTCAGGAGCATGTCATGGGTCAGGTTGATGAGAGGGCCACCACGCCGGACTTCCTGCCCAGTTTGCTTCAGGAcatcctctacctcctccttgaCAGCCCTCATAGCTTCCGGGTGCTTCACGAGGTAGAGGAGCAGCCAGAATGCAGAAGGCCCTGTGTTGCTCTGGGAGGCCCACAGAAGCAAGAGCATATACCTGTTTTGCATGAACTCCTTCATCCCATGCTCTTCTCTCACCTGCTGCATGTCCCACACCCAGCCACTGATGTTGTCCTTGGTTTTCATCTTTGGAACTGACAGAGTGTTCCAGAAGAGCCTCTTTAGCCTCTCCGCCTCCATCTTTTCTCTAGGTGGCAGAACCCCATACGCCAGTCCAGGGAAGAGTTTGTCATATTTACGAAACTCATAAAATATTGCCTCTGATTCtactctgtctatctctctggcTTTCTCCACACTCCCTGATGTCTTGGCTGTCTCATTGCCAAACAGAGCTAGGTAGCCAGCCCTAAACACAATATTGGAGCTGTACATAAACAGTCCGTCCTCTATCCAGGTCTTTTGGTCTTCCCCTGAGCCTATGTTGTGCAGCATTAGGTTCTGTAAATTACTCATCATGGCTTGCGTCATTACTTCCAGTCCATCCCCCATTAAGTGCTTGTTGTTGGACAGCTGGAGAAACTTATGTTCATTCTCCATTCGTTCATAACTAAAGACTCTGACTATCACTTGCCTCACAAACTTGTTGAAGTCCAGTTTTGTACGAGCCTCCTTAACAAATGCTCCAAAAGATAGAGGCTCCATGAGGAAGGTGAAGTAAAACCCTCCCAGCTGTACTGTGAATATATCCCCATGTTTTTGCCTCATCCTCTCTAGGAACTTTGCTGTGTCCCTGCGAAACTCCAAGACATGGCCCAGCCAGGGGATGAGTCCCTTATCCAAAGGGGGTTCTCCTGGGCGCCGCTGTCGAAATGCCCCTAGAAGGTACAGCCCTCCAATTATAGAGGCAAGCACAGCAAGTAGGATCGACAGCAGGAATCCCATGGCTCTTTCTCCTTGCAGCCACAGAATGATCTGTGATAAAGACACTGTGCTCCTCCCCCTTGCATGATTgaacagttttattattccaggaACTAAGCACTTAACAATTTCTtattaaaagtattaaaagaGTAATATTTGCAATCAAGTTCATTTACTTATCGAAATTGGATTACTGAACAAGTTTGTTGTAAATACAAGCCACAactaagattttttttgttttttttccaataaagTGGATTCACttgttgctttttgttttaACAGACCTTAGATAAAACATGTTTGGCAATCCAGTTATCAAGTGTCAAGGCCATTCTGGATTTTTGTGATCTTTTGCGCTTTGTTTGCTTTTCACATTGTGTAATTAAAGTATTTGTATTATATGAAGAAGAGAGGATATTGTATTTACTTTAAACATGTAAGTTAATTTAAATCAAACCAATGAGGTCACAGATAGTATCtttcatgcatacatgtgtagTAAAGCTATATTGCCATAGCACAAATCACAATATGTCATTGAAATCTCTTCTTATAACAAGATCCATTTCTTACACTGAAGTTCACATCTATGACTAAATTTGGATGTAGATATTGTGACTATAATGACATCACTGATCATGATTACATTATCTGAACAAATGAGTTATAGCTAGCTTGTCTAGTGTATATCAAAAGGTCAAAAACGACTTCAAGTCAAGGTACAATTGGTATGGTGATAAAACTGATGACTCTTAGCTTAACTGACAGCTCATCATTCAGCTGAGATGTTGTAAAAGTTTGGCTCATTTACTAACAATCTGGGGTCTCAAAATGGAGCTCaggaaatgtggaaaatgtggCTGAGTGAAGGTATAGTACTTGTGCCATGGTCCATCTTTGGAAAAATCTGTTAGCTTTTTAAAGTCATGTGAAATGAGTTTCTGATAAGGGAAGCACAGCTCATGTGACAAAGTCATATCTAGCAAGGTCATTGTTTCCTGCTGTTTACCACTGTTTGTGTTTAGAGATGGGAAGAGTTGTGTTTGAAATGTTATTTACTTTTGTGTAAGTTGAAAGGAAATCACCAAGTCATTTATAAGATACCTTTGAGGTCGGTAttgtttaaaataaaactttaaaaaaaaaatatatatatgtatatttaaacagcatttttttttcacatagaaaatactttttttgaATAAGCAAAAGTCTATAAAGAAATGACTCTAGGAAGCTCACATCccacacaaagaaaaactgCATGGGCATAATAACACTTGAGCTTTATATCTTCTCATTTAGAATAGGCGATATAATGGGAACACTGTTGAACATATTTAGTGaatgtagtagcagcagcagcaatagtgGCATGAAGTAGCAGTGGTAGAAGTATTTAACCAAGGATTGAGATGTTCACGCCTGCCACCTCCTGTATTGACACTACAAGCCACCAGAGTATGTCCGTTTTAACATTAAATGGCTGTGCTTGACCATCTAGAATTCCATTTTAGTTATCTACAAATGCAATTTGACTTAAAACATTGAATAAAACCTTTAAAAGAGTCAGactttttaaagatatttttgaatgaataaaCTTTTAATGAGTCATAATTTTGAGatatctgaaaatataattttgacTAGTCAAAACAGAATTGCAGATGTCTTTAATTGTTATTCTTACTAGTCAGATtgttattgcacacacacacagatatatgtGAGAGATATTGTAGCCTATGCTTATGCTTGAActtggacaaaacaaaaacacagggaCAGTGGGCCAACCACAAAAAAGTCAATCATCCACAGTCATAATTTTTGCAAATGGCTGGTTAATGGTAAATTTAGAATAAACATTGATAGAATCAAACCTGTTTAACCGAAGGTTTGTTATGATGTACTGCACATGCTGTACCAAAAGAACAAACAGTAATCACAAAATAGTTTAAAACAGAACTACTGCAATCCTTTGGATCTTTGAACTTTGattcaaacacaacacacagaagaCTTGTTTGATTTGGCTCAAATTGTTTATTCTCATTACTGTAAATGACCAAACATTTGACCATGAATATgtcaatgaaaaaatataatttcaagaAT
Protein-coding sequences here:
- the LOC139932661 gene encoding 7-alpha-hydroxycholest-4-en-3-one 12-alpha-hydroxylase-like, which gives rise to MGFLLSILLAVLASIIGGLYLLGAFRQRRPGEPPLDKGLIPWLGHVLEFRRDTAKFLERMRQKHGDIFTVQLGGFYFTFLMEPLSFGAFVKEARTKLDFNKFVRQVIVRVFSYERMENEHKFLQLSNNKHLMGDGLEVMTQAMMSNLQNLMLHNIGSGEDQKTWIEDGLFMYSSNIVFRAGYLALFGNETAKTSGSVEKAREIDRVESEAIFYEFRKYDKLFPGLAYGVLPPREKMEAERLKRLFWNTLSVPKMKTKDNISGWVWDMQQVREEHGMKEFMQNRYMLLLLWASQSNTGPSAFWLLLYLVKHPEAMRAVKEEVEDVLKQTGQEVRRGGPLINLTHDMLLKTPILDSTVEETLRLTTAPVLTRAVLQDMTFKMADGREYCIREGDRMSLFPYTAVHIDPEVHPDPLSFKYDRFLNPDGTKKTDFYKAGKKLRYFNMPWGAGVSMCPGRFFATNELKQFVFLMLIYFDFELKNPDEKIPDIDIKRWGFGSMQPTRDIEFRYRLRF